From a region of the Impatiens glandulifera chromosome 4, dImpGla2.1, whole genome shotgun sequence genome:
- the LOC124935802 gene encoding zinc finger protein ZOP1 yields the protein MTEYWVSQGNKWCDICKIFISNNPASIRNHELGQRHKDNVGNRLTTMRKDKEAKDKEQKQTEKALEQIEAKAKRSYDKDVSASKDVKLLAAPDEGTGTFEGEWDLDSSSGYYYNKTNGCHYDPNSGFYYTDSLGKWVTREEAIVACKSSLKSIQKNKSVFTKPSSILEKNHESGPAPGRVVSLSTPLNPMRSVKGAAPSSLTVNKRKREDVKAKKSVVSGEEASALKAREAARKRVEEREKSFLGLYK from the exons ATGACTGAG TATTGGGTTAGTCAAGGTAACAAATGGTGTGACATCTGCAAAATCTTCATATCCAACAATCCAGCAAGCATTAGAAACCATGAACTTGGTCAGCGTCACAAGGATAATGTTGGAAATAGGCTCACAACGATGCGGAAAGATAAGGAAGCTAAAGATAAGGAACAAAAACAAACGGAAAAAGCCCTTGAACAAATTGAAGCA AAAGCCAAGCGGAGCTACGACAAGGATGTCTCTGCATCTAAGGATGTGAAATTATTAGCAGCACCCGATGAAGGGACTGGAACTTTTGAAGGAG AGTGGGATCTTGACAGTTCTTCAGGAtactattataataaaacaaacgGTTGCCATTATGACCCGAACTCAGGCTTCTACTATACCGATTCTTTAG GCAAGTGGGTAACAAGGGAAGAGGCAATTGTAGCATGTAAATCTTCTTTGAAATCGATACAAAAGAATAAATCGGTTTTTACAAAACCATCTTCAATACTTGAAAAGAATCATGAAAGTGGGCCTGCGCCCGGTCGTGTTGTGTCTTTGTCTACACCATTGAATCCAATGAGAAGTGTTAAAGGTGCTGCACCATCTTCTTTGACTGTGAACAAGAGGAAAAGAGAAGATGTAAAAGCGAAAAAGAGTGTTGTTTCTGGAGAGGAAGCATCTGCACTTAAGGCAAGAGAGGCTGCAAGGAAAAGAgtagaagaaagagagaaatcaTTTCTaggtttatataaataa